The proteins below are encoded in one region of Cololabis saira isolate AMF1-May2022 chromosome 13, fColSai1.1, whole genome shotgun sequence:
- the LOC133458700 gene encoding uncharacterized protein LOC133458700, producing MFNNKYAVSVLLLLQLTWWIVSAAPMVSAAPMVSAAPEVSAAPAVSAAPAVSAISCNVTRLPNGTIRYQLDGPSSHGCITCWEDVNKTVIARGNRSVRTLVDDLQRDHIDLKVCQDYLLYWRDCPERKDEVACQVNCSRLESEELRPAVFFCLNERLCFNELTAGLVIGGLAVGAVGLVLVSWLIYKYRSRRPGCGEASYSGPEDIKLGGGSSSCKPGISNPRDATGPHRKKNYVL from the exons ATGTTCAACAACAAGTACGCCG TTTCagtgctgctgctcctccagctgACGTGGTGGATCGTTTCAGCTGCACCGATGGTTTCAGCTGCACCGATGGTTTCAGCTGCACCGGAGGTTTCAGCTGCACCGGCGGTTTCAGCTGCACCGGCGGTTTCAGCCATCAGCTGCAACGTGACCCGCCTTCCCAACGGAACTATCCGGTACCAGCTGGATGGGCCTAGCTCCCACGGCTGCATCACCTGCTGGGAGGACGTCAAC AAAACCGTCATCGCCCGGGGCAACcgctcagtgaggactctggtggACGACTTGCAGAGAGACCACATCGACCTGAAGGTCTGCCAGGACTACCTGCTCTACTGGAGGGACTGCCCGGAG AGAAAAGATGAAGTGGCCTGCCAAG TGAACTGCAGCCGTCTGGAGTCTGAGGAACTTCGTCCAGCAGTCT TCTTCTGCCTGAACGAGCGTCTCTGCTTCAACGAGCTGACTGCAGGTCTCGTCATCGGAGGTCTCGCTGTCGGGGCCGTCGGCCTGGTTCTGGTCTCCTGGCTCATCTACAAGTACAGAAGCAGAAGACCCGGGTGTGGGGAGGCTTCCTACTCCGGACCAGAGGATATCAagctggggggggggtcctCATCATGTAAACCAGGGATCTCCAACCCCCGGGACgctaccgggccgcacagaaagaaaaattatGTTCTGTAG